GGACGGGAGGTCCGCATGGCCGGATCCGGCCTGCCTCAGTTGCTCGCCATCAGTGACCTGCACGTGGTCCACGCGGAGAACAAGGCCATCGTGGAACGGCTGCGGCCGGAGCGCGACGGCGACTGGCTCATCGTCGCCGGCGACGTCGGGGAGTTCGTCGCCGACATCGAGTGGGCGCTGGGACTGCTCAGCCGCCGGTTCGCCAAGGTGATCTGGGCTCCCGGCAACCACGAGCTCTGGACCCCCCGCGAGGACCCGATCCAGCTGCGGGGAGACGCGCGCTACCAGCACCTGGTGGAGCTGTGCCGCGGGCTCGGAGTGGTGACTCCGGAGGACCCGTACCCCGTCTGGGACCCGCAGGGCGACGACCCGGTCCTGATCGCGCCGCTGTTCGTGCTCTACGACTACAGCTTCCGGCCGGCCGGGACGTACACGAAGGAGCAGGCCCTGGCGCGGGCCCACGAGGTCGGCGTGGTCTGCACCGACGAGATCCTGCTGCATCCGGACCCGTACCCGACCCGCGACGCCTGGTGCCGAGCGCGGCTGGCCCTGACCGAGCGCCGGCTCACCGCGGAACGCGGTGGGCTGCCCACCGTCCTGGTCAACCACTTCCCGCTCGTCCGCGAACCCACCCGGATCCTGCGGTACCCGGAGTTCGCGCAGTGGTGCGGCACCGAGGCCACCGCCGACTGGCACGTCCGGTTCGACGCCCGCGTCGCCGTCTACGGCCACCTGCACATCCCGCGCACCACCTGGTACGACGGGGTCCGCTTCGAAGAGGTCTCGGTGGGCTACCCACGGGAGTGGCGTCGCCGCTCGACGCCGCCGGGGCGGCTGCGCCGCATCCTGCCGGCGGTCGCCGGACAGCCCGCCTGAGTGGCCCTCGCGACGCTGGTCACCGCTGCCTCGGGGGCCCGCCGCGACGGCCCGAGCGGGCCGGTCGATCAGGGGTTCTCTAGGGGTTGGGCGCGTGATGGGCGCTCAGTACCGTCCAGTCACGGTGGCGGGCATGTGTCGGCGGGACGGCCCGGCGTGGCGGGCTCCTGAGCAGGCACGACAACCGGAATCGGGAACAGGTGTCGGGATCGTGAGCCGAGCGGCCATGTCTCCACCCACCTGTGCACGAAGCCGGTCCGTCGGCGGTGGTGTGGTCAACGAATCGGCAGATTCCGATCGATAGCAAGCTCTGGGCGGGTGGGTCATGGCGGACGAAGACAAGCTCCTCGAACACCTGAAGTGGGTGACCTCCGAGCTCCGCCTGGCGCGCCGTCGCCTGACCGAGCTGGAGAACGAGGACGCCGAGCCGATCGCGATCGTCGGCATGGCCTGCCGCTTCCCCGGCGGGGTCACCTCGCCGGAGGACCTCTGGGACCTGGTCGCGGGCGGGGTGGACGCCACCGGCACGTTCCCCGACGACCGCGGCTGGGACCTCGACGGGCTCTACGACCCCGACCCGGACCACCCCGGCACCACCTACAGCAACCGGGGCGGCTTCCTGCGCGACGCCGGCCTGTTCGACCCGACCCTGTTCGGCATCTCGCCGCGCGAGGCGCTGGCCATGGACCCGCAGCAGCGGCTCCTGCTCGAGGTGACCTGGGAGGTCTTCGAGCGGGCCGGCATCGACGCCGCGTCGGTGCGGGGCAGCCGTACCGGGGTGTTCGTCGGCACCGCGGGACAGGACTACACGTCGGTGCTGCGGCAACTGCCCGAGGGCACGGAGGGCTACGTCCTCACCGGCACGGCCGCGAGCGTCATGTCCGGCCGGCTGGCGTACTCCTTCGGGCTGGAGGGCCCGGCCGTCACGATCGACACCGCCTGTTCCTCGTCGCTGGTCGCCCTGCACCTCGCCGGTCAGGCCCTGCGCGACGGCGAGTGCTCCCTCGCCGTGGCCGGTGGCGTGACCGTGCTGGCCACGCCCGGCGCCTTCGTCGAGTTCTCCCGCCAGCGGGGGCTCGCCTCCGACGGCCGGTGCAAGGCGTTCTCCGCCGACGCCGACGGGACCGGCTGGTCCGAGGGCGTCGCCATGCTGCTCGTCGAGAAGCTCTCCGACGCCCGGCGCAACGGTCACCCCGTCCTGGCGGTGATCCGGGGCAGCGCCGTGAACCAGGACGGCGCCAGCAGCGGCCTGACCGCTCCCAACGGCCCCTCGCAGCAGCGGGTCATCCGGCAGGCGCTGGAGAACGCCCGGCTCAGCCCGTCCGACGTGGACGTGGTCGAGGCGCACGGCACGGGTACCCGGCTCGGCGACCCGATCGAGGCGCAGGCGCTGCTCGCCACGTACGGTCAGGGACGCTCCGCCGACCGGCCGCTGTGGCTGGGTTCGCTGAAGTCGAACATCGGCCACCCGCAGGCCGCCGCCGGTGCCGGCGGCGTCATCAAGATGGTGATGGCGATGCGGCACGGCGTGCTGCCGCCCACCCTGCACGTGGCCCAGCCGTCCCCGCACGTCGACTGGTCGACCGGTGCCGTGTCCCTGCTGGACGAGGCCCGCCCGTGGACGGGTGGCGACCACGTCCGCAGGGCCGCCGTGTCGTCCTTCGGCATGAGCGGCACGAACGCCCACCTGATCCTGGAGCAGGCCCCGGCCCCCGACGCGGCTGCCGACGAGGCCACCCCGTCCCGCCGTCCCGTGGTCGCGCCGGTGCTGCTCTCCGCCGCGCAGCCGGCCGCGTTGTCCGCGCAGGCCGAGCGGCTGGCCCGTTGGCTGGGCGACGAGGAGCCGCGCCCGCTCGACGTGGCGTGGTCGTCGGTGGTGTCCCGGTCGACGCTCGACCGGCGCGCGGTGGTGCTCGCCGAGGACCGCGCGGGCCTGCTGGCGGGCCTGGAGTCCCTGGCGGCGGGAGCGCCGTCGGGCACGGTGGTCACGGGCCAGGCCGGGGACCGGGGTCCGCTGGCGGTGCTCTTCTCCGGCCAGGGCGCGCAGCGCGCCGGCATGGGCCGGGAGCTGTACGCCGAGTTCCCCGTCTTCGCCGCCGCCCTCGACGAGGCGTGCGGACACCTGGACCGGGTGCTGCCGCGCCCGCTGCGTGAGGTGCTGTTCGCGCCGGAGGAGTCCGCCGAGGCGGAGCTGCTCGACCAGACCGCGTTCACCCAGGCCGGCCTGTTCGCCGTCGAGGTGGCGCTGTTCCGGCTGATTGAGTCGTTCGGCGTGGTGCCGGACTTCGTGGGCGGGCACTCGATCGGCGAGATCGCCGCCGCGCACGTGGCCGGGGTGCTGTCCCTCCAGGACGCCTGCCTGCTGGTGGCGGCGCGGGGCCGGTTGATGCAGGCGCTGCCGGAGGGCGGCGGCATGCTCGCCGTGGCCGCCGACGAGGCGGCGGTGGTCGAGTCGATCGCTGGGCTGACCGACCGGGTCGGCGTCGCCGCGGTGAACGGCCCGACCTCGGTCGTGGTCTCCGGCGCCGTCGACGCGCTCGACGAGGTGGAGCGGACCTGGCGGGACCGGGGCGTGCGTACCCGCCGGTTGACCGTCAGCCACGCGTTCCACAGCCCGCTGATGGAGCCGGTGCTGGAGCGCTTCCGCGGCATCGTCGAGCGGTTGACCTTCGCCGCGCCCGCGCTGCCGATCGTGTCGAACCTGACCGGGGCGCTCGCCGACGCCGAGGAGATCCGCACCGCCGACTACTGGGTGCGGCACGTGCGCGAGGCGGTGCGCTACGCCGACGGGATCGCGGCCCTGCGCGACGCCGGGGTCGACACGTTCCTGGAGGTCGGCCCGCAGAGCGTGCTGACCGCGATGACGGCGGACGTGCTGCCCGACGACGACGTGCTGACCGTCGCCACCCAGCGCCGGGACCGGCCGCAGGCACAGGCGCTCCTGGCGGCGCTGGCCGAGCTGCACGTGCACGGGGTCCCGGTGACCTGGCAGGAGTGGTTCGCCGACACCGGGGCGCGGCGGGTGGACCTGCCCACGTACGCCTTCCAGCGGGAGCGGTTCTGGCCCGAGGTGGTGCCGTGGCGGGTCGGCGACGTGTCGGGCGCCGGCCTGGGCGTGGCGGGGCACCCGCTGCTCGGTGCGGCGGTGCGCCTCGCCGGCGACGACGAGGTGGTGCTGACCGGCCGGCTGTCGACGTCGACGCACCCGTGGCTGGCGGACCACGTGGTCGGCGGTGCCGTGGTGGTGCCGGGCACCGCGCTGGTCGAGCTGGCGGTGCGCGCCGGCGACGAGGTGGGCGCGTCGCGCGTACGGGAGCTGACCGTGGCGGCGCCGCTGGTGCTGCCGGAGTCCGGCGCGGTACGCGTGCAGGTGCGCGTCGGCGCGGCCGACGGCTCCGCCGTCCGGTCGGTGTCGGTGTACTCCCAGCCCGAGGACGACGGCGACGGCGAGTGGGTGCGGCACGCCGACGGTGTGCTCGAACCGGTGTCGGCCGACGAGCCGGGCGTCGGCGCGTGGCCGCCGGCGGGCGCGACCGAGGTGGACCTGAACGGCTGGTATCCGGCGTTGGCGGAGCACGGCCTGTCGTACGGGCCGGTGTTCCAGGGCGTGCGGCGGGCCTGGACGGCCGACGGTGCGGCGTTCGCCGAGGTGGCGTTGCCGGACGGGGCGGCCGGGGACGCGAGCGCGTTCGGGGTGCACCCGGCGCTGCTGGACGCCGCGCTGCACCCGGTGGCGCTGCTGCTGGCGGCGGAGGCGGCGGGCGGGCCGCGCGTGCCGTTCGCGTTCGAGGGCGTGCAGGTGCACGCCTCCGGGGCCAGGACGCTGCGGGTGCGCCTGACGCGGGACGGCTCCGGGGTGCGGCTGGTCGCCTGCGACGGCTCGGGCGCGCCGGTGGTGTCGGTGGACTCCCTGGTGCTGCGGGAGATGACCGGTACGGCGACCCGGGGCGCCGCCGCCCGGTCGCTGTTCGAGGTGGCCTGGCAGGCCGACGAGATCGTCGGCGTCGACGACGTCGCGGGGTGGGCCGCGCTGGGCCGGCCGGCGTCGGCCGCGCTGCCGGAGCTGCCGGTCTTCGCGGACGTGGCGGCGCTGGCGGCGGGCGGGGCCACGGCCCGGCGGGTGCTGCTGACGGTGCCCGCCGGCGATCCCGGCGTCGCCGTGCCGGAGGCCGTGCGGGCGGCCACCAACGATGTGCTGGAGGTGCTGCGGTCCTGGCTCGCCGCCGAGCCGCTGGCGGACACGAAGCTCGTGGTGGTGACCCGGGGCGCCGTGGCCGCCGGGGACGACGACCGGGTCACCGACCTGGCTGCCGCCGCGGTCTGGGGCCTGCTGCGCTCGGCGCAGTCGGAGCACCCGGGGCGGATCGTCCTCGCCGACGTCGACGGCGAGCTGAACCCCGCGACCCTCGCCGTGCTGGCCGGCGCCGCGGCCGACCCGTCGGTCTCCGGCGGCCAGCTCGCGGTGCGGGGCGAGCGGACCCTCGTGCCGAGGCTGGTGCGGCCGGTGGGCGACGAGCTGACCCCGCCGTCCGGGCCGTGGCACCTCGCCCCCGTCACGCCCGGCACCCTGGACGGAATCGGGCCGGTTCGGGCCACGCCCGTGGAGTTGGGCGCGGGGCAGGTGCGCATCGCCGTGCGCGCGGCCGGGGTGAACTTCCGGGACGTGCTGATCGGCCTGGGGATGTACCCGGATCCGACGGCGGTGATGGGCAGCGAGGGCGCGGGCGTGGTGGTCGAGGTCGGCCCCGGCGTGACCGACCTGGCGCCCGGCGACCGGGTGATGGGCATGTTCGAGCTCGGGTTCAGCCCGCAGGCGGTCGCCCACCGGGAGCGCATCGCGAGGATGCCCGCCGGCTGGTCCTTCACCCAGGCGGCGTCCGTCCCCCTGGTCTTCCTGACCGCGTACTACGCGCTGCGTGACCTGGCCGGGCTGCGGGCGGGCGAGTCGGTGCTCATCCACAACGGCGCGGGCGGCGTCGGCATGGCCGCCATCCAGCTCGCCCACCACCTCGGCGCCACCGTCCACGCGACGGCGAGCCCCGGCAAGTGGGGCGTGCTGCGGGACCTGGGGGTGGCCGAGGAACGCATCGCGTCGTCGCGGACCACCGAGTTCGAGCAGACCTTCGGCGCGGCCACCGGCGGCGCCGGGGTGGACGTGGTGCTCGACGCCCTGGCCGGCGAGTTCGTCGACGCGTCGCTGCGGCTGCTGCCGCGCGGCGGCCGGTTCGTGGAGATGGGCAAGGCCGACCTGCGCGACCCGGAGGCGGTCGCCGTCAAGCACCCGGGCGTGACCTACCGCGCGTTCGACCTGAACGAGGCGGGCAGCACCCGCATCGGCGAGATGCTCGCCGAGGTCCTCGACCTCTTCGCGCAGGGCGCGCTGCGCCCGCTGCCCGTGCGTTCGTGGGACGTGCGCCAGGCCCGGCAGGCGCTGCGGCACGTCAGCCAGGCCCGCCACGTCGGCAAGGTGGTGCTGCGCGTCCCCGCGCCCGTGCACCCCGACGGCACCGTGCTGCTCACCGGCGCGGCCGGGACCCTGGCCGGCGTACTCGCGCGGCACCTCGTCGCCACCGGCCAGGCGCGGCACCTGCTGCTGGCCTCCCGCCG
The nucleotide sequence above comes from Micromonospora sp. M71_S20. Encoded proteins:
- a CDS encoding metallophosphoesterase, with translation MAGSGLPQLLAISDLHVVHAENKAIVERLRPERDGDWLIVAGDVGEFVADIEWALGLLSRRFAKVIWAPGNHELWTPREDPIQLRGDARYQHLVELCRGLGVVTPEDPYPVWDPQGDDPVLIAPLFVLYDYSFRPAGTYTKEQALARAHEVGVVCTDEILLHPDPYPTRDAWCRARLALTERRLTAERGGLPTVLVNHFPLVREPTRILRYPEFAQWCGTEATADWHVRFDARVAVYGHLHIPRTTWYDGVRFEEVSVGYPREWRRRSTPPGRLRRILPAVAGQPA